One Methanoculleus sp. 7T genomic window carries:
- a CDS encoding DUF5612 domain-containing protein yields MTTDTDMYALSIITENRAGVLRDVATVMADYEANIQMIQQSIITTGPNTGKAYLYFEFEECGDHGKLIADLAQVPSVVEVTIYPPFSRIFGSRVIIIGGGAQVAQVAMGAVNEADRHNIRGERISVDTIPLVGEQNLALAVDAVARLPRASILVLAGSLMGGEVSRAVDRVRQTGIPVIALKMAGSVPQHADLVVTDPIQAGVFAVMHVSGKAVFDINRVRGREF; encoded by the coding sequence ATGACCACCGATACCGATATGTACGCCCTGAGCATCATCACTGAGAACAGGGCCGGCGTGCTGCGCGATGTGGCCACGGTGATGGCGGATTACGAGGCCAACATCCAGATGATCCAGCAGTCGATCATCACCACCGGCCCGAACACCGGGAAGGCCTACCTCTACTTCGAGTTCGAGGAGTGCGGCGACCACGGAAAACTCATCGCCGACCTCGCGCAGGTCCCGTCCGTCGTCGAAGTCACCATCTATCCGCCGTTCTCCCGGATATTCGGGTCGAGGGTGATCATCATCGGCGGCGGCGCACAGGTGGCGCAGGTGGCGATGGGCGCCGTGAACGAGGCCGACCGCCACAACATCCGCGGCGAACGGATATCGGTGGATACAATCCCGCTCGTCGGCGAGCAGAACCTCGCGCTTGCCGTGGATGCGGTGGCCCGGCTTCCCCGGGCGTCCATCCTGGTGCTCGCCGGGTCGCTGATGGGCGGCGAGGTCTCCCGGGCTGTGGACCGGGTCAGGCAGACGGGTATTCCGGTGATCGCCCTCAAGATGGCGGGGAGCGTCCCGCAGCATGCCGATCTGGTCGTGACCGACCCCATCCAAGCCGGCGTCTTTGCCGTGATGCACGTCAGCGGCAAGGCAGTATTTGATATCAACCGCGTGCGCGGTCGTGAATTCTGA
- a CDS encoding DUF1269 domain-containing protein produces MAKVLYGPMHLLVVGFKNPDFHGQIRRALGSAMEAGTVRLIDLRFVYKDADGNVNSLEASQLSDEERQRFGAAVGALIGLGAGGVEGARRGAEAGAVAAAHRTFGMTEENVRRISEIIPSNSAAAVFLIEHLWAKDLKEALRDANAYLIAEGIVTPEALVMAGAALEEAVEAAEEEKRPMAAPAQ; encoded by the coding sequence ATGGCTAAAGTATTGTATGGACCGATGCACCTCCTGGTCGTCGGATTCAAGAATCCTGACTTCCACGGCCAGATCCGGCGGGCGCTCGGGTCGGCGATGGAGGCGGGCACCGTCAGGCTGATCGATCTCAGGTTCGTGTACAAGGACGCGGACGGGAACGTCAACTCCCTGGAGGCCTCGCAACTGAGCGACGAGGAACGGCAGCGCTTCGGCGCCGCCGTCGGAGCGCTCATAGGCCTCGGCGCCGGCGGGGTGGAAGGAGCACGAAGAGGCGCCGAGGCCGGTGCCGTGGCGGCTGCCCATCGGACCTTCGGTATGACCGAGGAGAACGTCCGGCGGATCTCCGAAATTATCCCGAGCAACAGCGCCGCCGCGGTCTTCCTCATCGAGCACCTCTGGGCAAAGGACCTCAAAGAGGCGCTCCGGGATGCCAACGCATACCTCATCGCCGAGGGCATAGTCACACCGGAAGCGCTTGTGATGGCCGGGGCGGCACTCGAGGAGGCGGTCGAGGCTGCGGAAGAAGAGAAGAGGCCGATGGCAGCACCGGCACAGTAG
- a CDS encoding PRC-barrel domain-containing protein: MERRTRTTGEEWFMSADDVMGKKVINPEGDDLGEIADMRIAFPEGRVEYVVLKYGGMLGMGAKRFAVPPEALAYRPGDDNFVVNIDKQRLDDRAGFDEDNWPREADWDLIRSARPTTTPPSREEAEAVARAETPPPEVVTTERVEARRRSR, encoded by the coding sequence ATGGAACGCAGGACGCGGACTACCGGAGAAGAGTGGTTCATGTCGGCAGACGACGTCATGGGAAAGAAAGTTATCAACCCCGAGGGGGATGACCTCGGAGAGATCGCGGATATGCGGATCGCATTTCCCGAGGGAAGGGTGGAGTACGTCGTGCTCAAGTACGGGGGCATGCTCGGCATGGGGGCGAAGAGGTTCGCCGTTCCCCCAGAGGCGCTTGCCTACCGCCCGGGGGACGATAACTTTGTCGTGAACATCGATAAACAGCGGCTGGACGACCGGGCCGGCTTCGACGAGGACAACTGGCCCCGAGAGGCTGACTGGGACCTGATCCGGTCGGCCCGGCCCACTACGACCCCGCCGAGCAGGGAGGAGGCGGAGGCAGTGGCACGAGCGGAGACCCCGCCGCCGGAGGTCGTGACGACCGAGCGGGTCGAGGCCCGGAGACGGTCCCGATAG
- a CDS encoding CRISPR-associated protein Cas4, whose product MDDYIPVSGVVACHVCPRRYYFERSEERGESPRYTVCKQVSAHLGEALDAEQIWREVLCVLPEAPPETRELLEECIGACRETTWQKPVQSDLAVESDLLGIRGRVDKVFEDGTFAVARSSTAPRAGVYGTDRLRIACYAACLKETLGGAVTGGYVEYVASGVCRFVEPQPRDRREMIKAIRAAKRVVAGEIPPRPLRAPCEGCPHLERCTAGPRRLSDLL is encoded by the coding sequence ATGGATGATTACATCCCGGTATCCGGCGTCGTCGCCTGCCACGTCTGTCCCCGGCGCTACTACTTTGAGCGGTCGGAGGAGCGCGGAGAGTCGCCCCGCTACACCGTCTGCAAACAGGTCTCCGCGCATCTCGGAGAAGCGCTCGACGCGGAGCAGATCTGGCGGGAGGTGCTCTGTGTCCTCCCCGAAGCACCCCCGGAGACGAGGGAACTCCTCGAAGAGTGCATCGGCGCCTGCCGGGAGACGACCTGGCAGAAGCCGGTCCAGTCCGACCTCGCCGTCGAGTCGGACCTGCTCGGCATCAGAGGCAGGGTGGATAAAGTATTCGAGGACGGCACCTTCGCAGTCGCCCGGTCGAGCACTGCGCCCCGCGCCGGCGTCTACGGCACCGACCGCCTCCGGATCGCCTGCTACGCCGCCTGCCTCAAAGAGACCCTCGGGGGCGCCGTCACCGGCGGCTACGTCGAGTACGTCGCAAGCGGCGTCTGCCGGTTCGTGGAACCCCAGCCCCGCGACCGCAGGGAGATGATCAAGGCAATACGGGCGGCAAAACGGGTCGTCGCGGGCGAGATCCCGCCGCGGCCCCTTCGGGCCCCCTGCGAGGGCTGCCCCCACCTCGAGCGATGCACTGCCGGTCCAAGAAGGCTCTCGGACCTCCTCTGA
- a CDS encoding DUF3303 domain-containing protein: protein MTPIVHPGVPGCGVEREVGNMQFMSIFTWEPGKTGEVMETRAAEKSPEGMIVINEWIDLGSNTVFRLIETDDPVALLKAGHPWNDLGYKEMHPVMEAKEALERLKG, encoded by the coding sequence TTGACGCCGATCGTTCACCCCGGCGTGCCGGGGTGCGGCGTAGAACGAGAGGTTGGGAACATGCAGTTCATGAGTATCTTCACTTGGGAGCCCGGGAAGACGGGCGAAGTTATGGAGACGCGGGCCGCGGAGAAGTCCCCTGAAGGGATGATCGTCATCAACGAGTGGATCGATCTCGGCAGCAACACGGTCTTTCGGTTGATTGAGACTGACGACCCCGTAGCGCTCCTGAAAGCCGGTCATCCTTGGAACGACCTCGGCTACAAAGAAATGCACCCGGTCATGGAAGCAAAAGAGGCACTGGAACGCCTTAAGGGTTGA
- a CDS encoding DUF5518 domain-containing protein, whose translation MQKVDQRTFWTGVIVGLFVALIVNYLITIGGAFVGGIFAGWIAGEKKTGGKAGVYTGLLNALVLAMILAVLGIEAAPGDLILLRFLGSTFYITLILFPVLGFIGYLGGVLGGALKER comes from the coding sequence ATGCAGAAAGTAGACCAGCGGACCTTCTGGACTGGGGTAATTGTCGGGCTCTTTGTTGCACTCATCGTTAATTACCTGATAACGATCGGCGGTGCGTTTGTCGGCGGCATCTTTGCGGGTTGGATCGCCGGAGAAAAGAAAACCGGAGGAAAAGCAGGTGTCTATACCGGCCTCTTAAACGCACTTGTCCTGGCAATGATCCTTGCGGTGCTGGGCATCGAAGCTGCTCCAGGCGATCTCATTCTTCTTCGCTTCCTCGGATCGACGTTCTACATCACTCTGATACTCTTCCCGGTCCTCGGCTTCATCGGCTATCTGGGAGGAGTGCTGGGAGGGGCCCTGAAGGAGCGCTGA
- a CDS encoding cache domain-containing protein has translation MKFTSISFSIVLVLGLALISAGCMQSEPGTTISTPGSNDTVQQTQYTSNETLVAFVESAAAYVKENGKENALAEFNNPNGLFVRGELYIYAYDFNGTTLAHPVNPEKVGVNRLNETEADVGIFLVEMNDAVKNGDGFHRITYINPAHNGTLESKLAYGKQVDEDWWLGSGVYTGPADLPLPATPAAPADYPEMIGVWRADGGLVYFLNDTIEKTPTGENTWVVNSQDGRVISGSKTFSLPDGTVQNQTFVGIFVPDGETIMFVDQQGEWAMGSLVEPDSLFIAWTNPGDSTATVAGTLTLNRDNAA, from the coding sequence ATGAAATTTACCTCCATTTCATTCTCAATCGTGCTTGTTCTCGGCCTCGCTCTTATCTCGGCCGGTTGCATGCAGAGCGAGCCCGGTACGACCATATCGACGCCGGGAAGTAACGACACTGTACAACAGACGCAGTACACCTCGAACGAGACGCTCGTCGCCTTCGTTGAGAGCGCGGCTGCCTACGTGAAAGAAAACGGCAAGGAGAATGCCCTCGCTGAGTTCAACAACCCGAACGGTTTGTTTGTCAGGGGTGAACTCTATATCTACGCCTATGATTTCAACGGCACCACCCTCGCCCACCCGGTCAACCCGGAGAAGGTCGGTGTGAACCGCCTGAATGAGACTGAGGCTGATGTGGGAATTTTCCTTGTGGAAATGAACGATGCGGTCAAGAACGGGGACGGTTTCCACCGAATTACATACATCAACCCCGCGCACAACGGAACGCTCGAATCGAAACTGGCGTACGGGAAGCAGGTAGACGAAGACTGGTGGCTGGGTTCCGGAGTCTACACGGGCCCTGCTGACCTGCCTCTACCGGCAACTCCGGCGGCGCCGGCTGATTACCCCGAGATGATTGGAGTCTGGAGAGCGGATGGCGGGCTCGTATACTTCCTGAACGATACAATCGAGAAGACGCCCACTGGTGAGAACACGTGGGTGGTCAACTCGCAGGACGGCCGGGTCATCAGCGGGTCCAAGACGTTCTCCCTGCCGGACGGGACCGTACAGAACCAGACGTTTGTAGGTATATTCGTTCCTGATGGAGAGACCATAATGTTCGTCGACCAGCAGGGAGAGTGGGCGATGGGATCCCTGGTCGAACCGGACAGCCTGTTCATCGCCTGGACGAACCCCGGCGACAGTACGGCAACGGTAGCAGGGACCCTGACCCTGAACCGGGATAATGCAGCATAA
- a CDS encoding DNA polymerase subunit beta, with product MRSVRLRDFIEDREGCLYAVSNYDNSDRIGCILRYVPEPDGERTSLSGRRYRKYDFAESFAWIREHKPEYLGMVHRVPYSDVVRVYKPEEEIGKVAARNVRVRRLLSHFNLPAGSFGCTGSLLCGLENAASDIDMVVYGDAWFSAQRQLRHLVGTGVIPMMSAEMWRKVYEKRTPEISFDAFVLHEQRKWNRGEFEGTYFDLLYTRAYGNLDAVPPGAGTVLGRATIEATVTDASLSFDSPAVYAVDHDEISRVLSFTHTYSGQALAGEVIEAQGVVEQHGGERWLIVGTTREAKSEYIISKTLLESSG from the coding sequence ATGAGATCAGTAAGACTCCGTGACTTCATCGAGGACCGGGAGGGGTGCCTCTATGCGGTCTCAAACTACGACAACAGCGATCGGATCGGGTGCATTCTCCGTTACGTTCCGGAGCCGGACGGGGAACGGACGAGCCTCTCCGGCCGCCGGTACCGTAAATACGATTTTGCCGAATCCTTTGCGTGGATCCGGGAGCATAAACCCGAATATCTGGGTATGGTCCACCGGGTGCCCTACAGCGACGTGGTCCGGGTGTACAAGCCCGAGGAGGAGATCGGGAAGGTGGCGGCGAGAAACGTCCGGGTGCGGAGGCTTCTCTCCCACTTCAACCTCCCGGCGGGCTCGTTCGGGTGCACGGGCTCGCTCCTCTGCGGCCTCGAGAACGCCGCCTCCGATATCGATATGGTGGTCTACGGGGATGCTTGGTTCTCGGCCCAGCGTCAGCTCCGGCACTTGGTGGGGACCGGGGTTATCCCGATGATGAGCGCCGAGATGTGGCGGAAGGTCTACGAGAAGAGGACGCCCGAGATCTCGTTCGACGCCTTTGTCCTGCACGAGCAGCGGAAGTGGAACCGGGGGGAGTTCGAGGGGACCTACTTCGACCTCCTCTACACCCGGGCCTACGGGAACCTGGATGCGGTCCCCCCCGGCGCAGGCACGGTGCTCGGCCGGGCGACGATCGAGGCCACGGTCACCGACGCTTCCCTATCCTTCGACAGTCCGGCGGTCTACGCCGTGGACCACGACGAGATATCCCGGGTGCTCTCCTTCACTCACACCTACTCGGGGCAGGCGCTGGCTGGAGAGGTCATCGAGGCCCAAGGCGTCGTGGAGCAGCACGGCGGCGAGCGGTGGCTGATCGTCGGCACGACTCGGGAAGCGAAGAGCGAGTATATCATATCAAAGACCCTGCTCGAGAGTTCAGGGTAG
- a CDS encoding M13 family metallopeptidase, with amino-acid sequence MKHVLFTLLLLACLVSAGCSGPADTKIPGNVSQAPESGFVLNESVRPGDDFYAYVNDAWIAEHPIPADKQYYATFTEMRDRVDDDLHALLEKAADAPPEGEDRNITLLGRFYRSGMDTETIDREGLGGLADLLAAIDAIDSRSDLANATIILLEQGFGPVYYYWAEVDPKNSDEMIPGLYQGGLGLPDRDYYLRNDTKSVEIQGAYRDHVARVLVLAGKPAEQARVDAETIYTMEKTLAAAHLRSEENRDPAKTTNLYTLAELEEQYPAIGWEALSAIPGSGPVGRVHVYQPGYVEELNSLLETTPLEDWKVYLRYRLIDQASPYLSSSFEEEHFAFYDATLNGVEEMKPRWKRVVATENNLLGDLVGRVYVAEYVDPRTREMVSEMSHTIRETFDRRIEALTWMGNSTKVAAHEKLAAMGEKIAYPDRWMDYSGLNLSDSYVANVRAAQAYALVHGPEGLEKIGRPVDRSTWFVPPQTVNAYYDPTQNEMLFPAGILQPPIFDPNADPALNYAALGWLIGHEMTHGFDDQGRQYDRDGNLRDWWTGEDAVNFNSRTALLVAEYNGFEALPGLYVNGNLTLGENIADFGGLTLAYHAWKKTENRSETADPAADRRFFLAAPHIWRANDREETLRNLVLTNPHAPERFRVNGVLFNIPEFYEAFPEIRPGDALYREVEERPVIW; translated from the coding sequence GTGAAACACGTTCTGTTCACTCTTCTCCTGCTCGCCTGTCTCGTATCGGCCGGGTGTTCCGGCCCAGCCGATACGAAGATTCCGGGCAACGTATCGCAGGCGCCGGAGAGCGGATTCGTCCTCAACGAGTCCGTCCGGCCGGGCGACGACTTCTATGCCTACGTGAACGATGCATGGATTGCAGAGCACCCCATTCCTGCCGATAAGCAGTATTACGCGACGTTCACGGAAATGCGGGATAGGGTAGACGACGACCTCCACGCCCTCCTCGAGAAGGCGGCTGACGCCCCGCCGGAGGGTGAGGACCGGAATATCACCCTCCTTGGACGGTTCTACCGGTCGGGGATGGATACCGAGACGATCGATCGGGAAGGACTCGGTGGGCTCGCCGATCTCCTCGCGGCGATCGACGCGATCGATTCGCGCAGCGATCTGGCCAACGCGACGATTATTCTTCTGGAACAGGGGTTCGGCCCGGTGTACTACTACTGGGCGGAGGTCGACCCCAAGAACAGCGACGAGATGATTCCGGGCCTCTACCAAGGCGGGCTCGGACTGCCGGACCGGGATTATTACCTCCGAAACGATACGAAAAGCGTAGAGATCCAGGGTGCCTACCGGGATCATGTAGCCCGGGTGCTGGTGCTCGCAGGGAAGCCCGCTGAACAGGCTCGCGTCGATGCGGAGACCATCTATACGATGGAAAAGACCCTCGCCGCGGCCCACCTGCGTTCGGAGGAAAACCGTGACCCTGCAAAGACCACCAACCTCTATACGCTTGCCGAACTCGAAGAACAGTATCCCGCGATCGGGTGGGAGGCCCTGTCCGCCATCCCGGGTTCCGGGCCGGTCGGCCGAGTGCATGTCTACCAGCCCGGGTACGTGGAGGAACTGAACTCCCTGCTCGAGACAACCCCGCTTGAGGACTGGAAGGTCTATCTGCGCTACCGGCTGATCGATCAGGCGTCTCCCTACCTTTCTTCATCGTTCGAGGAGGAGCACTTTGCCTTCTACGATGCGACGCTCAACGGCGTCGAGGAGATGAAACCCAGGTGGAAGCGCGTCGTAGCCACGGAGAACAATCTCCTCGGCGACCTCGTCGGGAGGGTATACGTTGCCGAATACGTGGACCCTCGGACCCGCGAGATGGTCTCGGAGATGTCCCACACTATCCGGGAGACCTTTGATAGGCGGATCGAAGCCCTCACCTGGATGGGCAACTCCACAAAAGTTGCCGCCCACGAGAAGCTTGCCGCCATGGGGGAGAAGATCGCGTATCCCGACCGGTGGATGGATTACTCCGGACTGAATCTCTCCGACTCGTACGTGGCTAACGTCCGGGCCGCCCAGGCCTACGCCCTCGTTCACGGGCCGGAAGGGCTTGAGAAGATCGGTAGACCGGTCGACCGGAGCACCTGGTTTGTGCCCCCGCAGACGGTGAACGCCTACTACGATCCGACCCAGAACGAGATGTTATTTCCTGCAGGCATTCTCCAGCCGCCGATCTTCGACCCCAACGCGGACCCCGCCCTCAATTATGCTGCTCTCGGTTGGTTGATCGGGCACGAGATGACACACGGGTTCGACGACCAAGGAAGGCAGTACGACAGAGACGGGAACCTGAGGGACTGGTGGACGGGGGAGGATGCCGTGAACTTCAACAGCCGGACTGCCCTGCTCGTGGCTGAATATAACGGGTTCGAGGCCCTCCCTGGTCTCTATGTGAACGGGAACCTCACCCTCGGGGAGAACATCGCCGACTTCGGGGGCCTGACTCTCGCCTATCACGCGTGGAAGAAGACGGAGAACCGGTCTGAGACGGCCGATCCCGCCGCGGACCGGCGGTTCTTCTTGGCGGCCCCGCACATCTGGAGGGCGAACGACCGTGAGGAAACGCTACGTAACCTGGTGTTGACCAACCCTCATGCCCCGGAGAGGTTCCGGGTGAACGGTGTCCTGTTCAATATCCCGGAGTTCTACGAGGCGTTTCCGGAAATCAGGCCCGGAGACGCCCTCTACCGCGAGGTCGAGGAGAGGCCGGTCATCTGGTGA
- a CDS encoding DUF3467 domain-containing protein, translating into MATREISVNIPGDLDPVYSNRIQIAYKEDEFTFLFLHEIPGTNQARAKAIVSISPRHAKNLVEVLAKSVADYEQKFGQIAAPEAAPHQESNVTIRGYS; encoded by the coding sequence ATGGCAACCCGAGAGATATCGGTCAACATCCCCGGCGACCTCGACCCGGTCTACTCCAACAGGATTCAGATCGCCTACAAGGAGGATGAGTTCACGTTCCTCTTCCTGCACGAGATTCCCGGCACGAACCAGGCGCGGGCAAAGGCGATCGTCTCCATCAGCCCACGGCACGCGAAGAACCTGGTCGAGGTGCTCGCGAAGAGCGTGGCCGACTACGAGCAGAAGTTCGGCCAGATTGCCGCCCCGGAGGCCGCCCCGCACCAGGAGAGCAACGTCACCATCCGGGGTTACTCCTGA
- a CDS encoding L-threonylcarbamoyladenylate synthase yields the protein MDSIDMAVRVLQRDGLVVYPTETVYGLGADALSEDAVMRVYEAKNRPLSKPISIAVSDMDMLTAVAVVDAAARAFIERFLPGPVTVVLPAKSCLPAILTGGTGLIGIRWPDHEVALAIIARLDSPITATSANISDEIPPTRPEDVYVPNDYLVDGGELPGTPSTVVDLTTRRILRKGAKWEAVEAFLETVR from the coding sequence ATGGATTCCATCGATATGGCAGTCAGGGTACTGCAGAGGGACGGACTCGTCGTCTATCCCACCGAGACGGTCTACGGCCTCGGGGCGGACGCCCTCTCCGAGGATGCGGTGATGCGCGTCTACGAGGCCAAGAATCGGCCGCTTTCAAAACCGATATCGATTGCGGTCTCGGATATGGATATGCTCACCGCCGTCGCGGTGGTGGACGCCGCCGCCCGGGCTTTCATCGAGCGGTTCCTGCCCGGCCCGGTGACGGTGGTCCTCCCGGCGAAGTCCTGCCTGCCGGCAATCCTCACCGGCGGCACCGGGCTTATCGGTATTAGGTGGCCTGATCACGAGGTCGCGCTTGCGATCATCGCGCGGCTCGACTCTCCGATCACCGCCACCAGCGCGAATATATCGGATGAGATCCCGCCGACCCGGCCCGAGGACGTCTATGTCCCAAACGACTACCTGGTCGACGGCGGAGAACTCCCCGGGACGCCGAGCACGGTGGTGGACCTGACCACCCGGCGTATCCTGCGGAAGGGTGCGAAATGGGAAGCAGTGGAAGCGTTCCTAGAGACGGTACGGTGA
- a CDS encoding DNA-methyltransferase, which yields MRYEKVNGNTYFNGDCITGAKERIPDNSVDLIITDPPYGINGDQLHKHYNRNEEFVVEGYVEVPASEYGEFSLNWIREAERILKPGGSIYIVSGYTHLYDILHALRQTNLEEINHIIWKYNFGVYTSRKYVSSHYHILFYEKPGGERIFNLESRFGVKEKDPTNGSLNYQDREDVWVINREYKPGQIKNKNELPTELLVKMMQYSSNEGDLVCDLFLGGFSTAKTAVGLNRRATGFEISPWMFDAMIEEMRSLEPGYLLPTLRCPEIEEPANQGKSWRDDDMDTLVLRFTQLIESGETKRAAIETLEEELGRGRWSIEKMLKKLGVQMSGGKRGRLKKRPLK from the coding sequence ATGAGATATGAGAAGGTCAACGGCAACACCTACTTTAACGGCGATTGTATTACCGGGGCAAAGGAGCGTATTCCCGATAACTCCGTTGATCTGATCATCACCGATCCGCCGTATGGCATCAACGGTGACCAACTGCACAAACACTATAACAGAAACGAAGAGTTCGTCGTTGAAGGCTACGTCGAGGTTCCCGCATCAGAATACGGAGAGTTTAGCCTGAATTGGATACGGGAAGCCGAACGTATCCTCAAGCCGGGCGGGTCTATTTACATTGTTTCCGGTTATACGCATCTGTACGATATTCTCCACGCTCTCCGACAGACAAACCTTGAAGAGATCAACCATATCATTTGGAAATACAACTTCGGCGTGTACACCAGCCGAAAGTACGTATCGTCGCATTATCATATCCTATTTTATGAAAAGCCTGGTGGAGAGAGGATATTTAACCTAGAATCTCGATTTGGGGTTAAGGAAAAAGATCCCACAAACGGCTCATTGAACTACCAAGACCGTGAAGATGTCTGGGTCATCAATCGTGAATATAAGCCCGGGCAGATAAAAAACAAGAATGAGTTGCCGACCGAGTTGCTTGTTAAAATGATGCAATACAGCAGCAATGAGGGCGATCTGGTATGCGATCTCTTCCTCGGAGGATTTTCGACTGCAAAGACAGCCGTCGGCCTCAATCGGCGAGCGACGGGTTTCGAGATCTCTCCTTGGATGTTTGATGCGATGATCGAGGAGATGCGTAGCCTTGAGCCCGGATACCTTTTACCTACGTTAAGGTGTCCCGAGATCGAGGAACCGGCGAATCAGGGCAAATCATGGAGAGACGACGATATGGATACCTTGGTTCTCCGGTTCACCCAACTCATTGAATCCGGTGAGACGAAGAGGGCGGCGATAGAGACGTTAGAAGAAGAACTCGGTCGCGGACGATGGTCTATCGAGAAGATGTTGAAAAAATTAGGAGTTCAGATGAGTGGCGGCAAACGGGGCCGGCTGAAGAAAAGGCCGCTGAAATGA
- a CDS encoding chloride channel protein, translating to MTEPADVPEPSAAQAGNDPENRGGTLKLWQIFLIALIAIIFTVAYLSLYGLLNNAIWFQGGTLKPPRWAIPVGVLAFSLLVGLCRKYLHAPTVIHGGFTDSLKGGGEKPDYRTFPGAFLSSLFSLLSGASIGPEGTITVLIGYISPYTRDKLKIGIGSPGTALGFDVAALASAFNGIIGNVLFTGIFATEFQVGGSKDALKLLTWNLLAGTIGFLFYLLLGLPSFARSIPFAPIAQLYPAHILYAVILGILGGLLAVFMGLSMQAIGTVMERVFGDAVVVRVLAAGVIIACIGYFIPEVLFSGENQLHGIIADSARIGVGMLLFMAVLKVLLLGLSFKSGYIGGPLFPIMFSSTLIGLALNLLFPSVPVAIFVLCIEVAAITLALGAPLTAILLVVVVGTANQNMVVLLVISAVTAMLLAVAMKERTAQPSVD from the coding sequence ATGACAGAACCTGCAGATGTTCCGGAGCCGTCGGCAGCACAGGCAGGCAACGACCCCGAGAACCGGGGCGGAACCCTGAAGTTATGGCAGATCTTCCTCATTGCGCTCATAGCCATCATCTTTACGGTCGCCTACTTGAGTCTCTACGGGCTGCTCAACAACGCCATCTGGTTTCAGGGCGGCACCCTGAAGCCGCCCCGCTGGGCGATCCCGGTCGGCGTCCTCGCATTCTCGCTCCTCGTCGGCCTCTGCCGCAAATACCTGCACGCGCCGACCGTCATCCATGGCGGATTCACGGATTCGCTCAAAGGGGGCGGTGAGAAGCCCGATTACAGAACCTTTCCCGGCGCTTTCCTCTCTTCGCTCTTCTCGCTCCTCTCCGGGGCAAGCATCGGGCCGGAAGGAACCATCACCGTCCTCATCGGGTATATCTCGCCCTATACCAGGGACAAACTGAAGATCGGGATAGGTTCCCCGGGGACCGCGCTCGGGTTCGACGTGGCCGCTCTCGCCTCGGCGTTCAACGGCATCATCGGCAACGTGCTCTTTACCGGGATATTCGCCACCGAGTTTCAGGTCGGCGGCAGTAAAGACGCCCTGAAACTCCTCACATGGAACCTGCTCGCAGGCACCATCGGCTTCCTCTTCTACCTGCTCCTCGGGCTCCCCTCCTTTGCCAGGAGCATCCCTTTCGCACCGATCGCCCAACTCTACCCCGCCCACATCCTCTACGCGGTCATCCTCGGCATCCTCGGGGGGCTGCTCGCGGTCTTTATGGGGCTCTCCATGCAGGCCATCGGAACCGTCATGGAGAGGGTCTTTGGGGACGCGGTCGTGGTGCGCGTCCTCGCCGCAGGAGTAATCATCGCATGCATCGGCTACTTCATCCCGGAGGTGCTCTTCTCCGGGGAGAACCAACTCCACGGGATCATCGCCGATTCGGCCCGGATCGGGGTCGGGATGCTCCTCTTCATGGCGGTCCTGAAGGTTCTGCTGCTCGGGCTCTCGTTCAAGAGCGGGTATATCGGCGGCCCGCTCTTCCCGATCATGTTCTCGTCCACGCTCATAGGGCTCGCCTTGAACCTGCTCTTTCCGAGCGTGCCGGTCGCCATCTTCGTGCTCTGCATCGAGGTCGCCGCCATCACCCTGGCCCTCGGAGCACCCCTGACCGCCATCCTTCTCGTCGTGGTCGTGGGCACGGCCAACCAGAATATGGTCGTGCTTCTCGTGATCTCCGCCGTCACCGCCATGCTCCTCGCCGTCGCCATGAAAGAGCGGACGGCACAGCCTTCTGTGGATTAA